ATCAATAACGAATGTCTTTTTTATGAGTGTTTAAAATGATAAATGATACATGTTTTCATTGTTATGTTTAAAACTGTCCACCAGTATAAGCCTTCACAGTGTTTCCTTGATCTGCAGTTTTTTCCTCATTGAATGTTGTAATACTactcaaatatatattttttatcagTGGCTTCACATTTGCCGTCCTAACATGTCTACACTGTAATCACTCTTGTCAtgtccgttttttttttatcttctatTTAGGCCTTTAAAACTACTGCCCCATTGTGGGTGCTGCTCTTGCAAAAGATGTAACACGCATTTAGGTTGTATCATTCATATGTAAATATCTGCGATGtcactatttttttctaaaattaCTGGGAAACCTGTATGTAGACATTGCATATACTGTCAACTGTGTATTCGATTCCTACAAGCTGCATTGAGAAGTGTCTTTTTCTTATACCTTGTATACAGCGGACTGTATCGTAGAAGTAGCATTTCCAGTTATGGccgcttttctttttttataccCCATCAGCAATGTGAAGCATATCAAttccaatgaaaaaaaaattaatgttGCAGTTAAATGTAAGACTTCATCTGATCCACAGAAatgcacatacatatttacCGGTCAACAAATCTGAAACACAACTGTTACCgataaatgtacatgtacagtCTTCTAATTTCTTGTCACTTCGTCTACTTTAAAACTATTTTataaataaagtgtaaaatagTAACTCTGTTGTATTTGAAGCACGCTCCATCAGTTGCCATGTCTGGCATCATCATTCTCTCAAGTATTCCCCTATTACACCTCTTGAGGCACTCCATACCATATCAAACCACAAGGAAGAGTACCAGTGATCGCATGTAGGTCTCATCCTTACAGCAGTACCAACTGACTGATTTCCCATTGTGTCCTGACTGAATAAACAAGGTCTGACACTAAaatgccttttgcaggatgggCCATGATCTTAATTTTGTTTACAGCATGGCTTTTGAATCTGGATGGTTCTTATCGGTCAGGCAAATGTACCACAGAAAAGAGGATGGTGCCACTGCACTTTGTTCTCAGGACTGGGTAATCTTAATGGGGTGTAATGTTACTGGTTAATCTTGAGTCAGTGTTTCAAGGACGTCGAAATTAAGGTTTAGGCAGACCATATGGTTATCACGTTAGATAACTTTGTGAAAACAATGAGTAAAATATCTAGGAAAACTGAGTAAAAAGTCAAGACAACTCATTTTTTGGCAAATGCAACCATGCAGGCAGAAGACAACATAACCTTCAGTTCAACTCCACTTTATTTgcaatagtaaaaaaaaaaaatcaaaacaaaacagttcagGCTACACTACATTTTAGGCATATCTGATGCATAAGCAACATCAGTTCGGTaacaagagagaagggaaaacgAATGGAAAATAATTTTTATATTAacgttttttatttgtatttattttacttatttatgtatttattattattgtaagtTACCACACAGGCATCCCTCTCTGTCGTTTCTGTTCATCCGTCTGTGAGTCTGGTTATTTATGGTTCTGTCCATTTCTGCATACTGTTTAGTCTGTATGGACACGTTTGTCTTCGCTTGTCTCATTGAGTCCCGTCCTGTCATCCCGTCCGGTCTTGTGTCCTCTCGTCCCTGTTTGAAAAGTCTGTGGGTCAGCCGTTTAAATCCTCCGTCAAGTCAATTGTGCGTCTATCATTTCTTCTTCTCGTCCTTCTTCCCCTCGGGCGGTTTGGACCCGGTCTGGGAGGCCAGGGAGCCCATGGCATTTCGGATGGCCTCGTTGTTAGGGTCCACTCCAGGCAGGTTCTCTAGGACACTCTGGAGGAACTCTGGGTCCTGCATCACATCgtagtcctcctcctcctgtgacAAGAGTGGCCCAATTAGCAACAGCAGTTCACATGTTTAACACTAACTATTTTAAAGACAATAATGGAATAAAAATTGAAAAGCAgctggaaagagaagagaatactGAAAAGGTATAATATGTCAGTCACTTAAAAGTATGCACTCAGCAATCcgtgacagaaagaaagaagcatATGTAATAACGAAATTAAAACAGTTATTCTACCACTGGGTTAGAAGACTGaaggtgcaaaaaaaaaaaaaaaaaagccgaTTAAGCATTAACTGCTAAATGTTAACTGTGTGACGCTCCACTGTCTATACTGCAAACCCTGAGTGCAGAGGGTGCTGACGTGAAGTCAGTCAACATGAGGCATGAAGCAGAGAGGGCACACAGATTGTCTTTCACTGCAGTACCTTAGCGGCGTCCAAGGGAGCGCTTGTGTCCATCGCTGACTCGCCAAACTCTGTTCAGAGACGACATGTTCACAAGGAGAGAGATGCAAGGGGAGACAACCATCAGGGTTCCTGATGTTATTAGGAAGGGTCATCACAGAAGTGCATGGAGATGATTTTAAGGctataagcgtgtgtgtgtgtgtgtgtgtgtgtgtgtgtacacccaaGCGTTGGACATCTGGATGATAATATGACAGTATATCTGTAATCAAGTGAATTGTGTATAATTATGTTTAGTTGAGAGTACTCTACTCTGATAAGGCGATGGTCTGGTTTCCACCAGCATAAGTCTGCTAGTTCAGATATGAGCAggacttagtgtgtgtgtaactcttaAATGCCGCTCAATAAAGGGTACATCTACACACgttggctgtgtatgtgtgaaaagaCAAATGTGAGTGTCATAAACCCCCCCCTTTCCAGGGATATCTGCATGGTGTAGCCCAGAGACCGGTTCAATTAATGTGAATTgtcttttgtcagtgtgtgtgtgtgtgtgtgtgtgtgtgtgagaaagagagagtgagagacagacacacacacctcccccagccaGGGACATCTGCATGGCGTAGGCGATCTGCTCTTCTTCAGTCATGCTACTGATGTCTGGCATAGCCGCCACTCCTGTCTCAGGCTGGGACATCTTCAACAGGGCCTCCTCTGCTGActctatacatacatacacacacacacacacacacacacacacacacacacacacacacacacacacacatataaagagATATCAAACAAACACCAGGGCCAGCACAAAACAACAGGTAGGCCTGGTCAAAGAATACCTCACTAAACCTTTCTATTAGTATCCTGTGGCTGCTTACACGGATCACTGATTACTACAGTAGTGTAAACGGGAGAAGGACACAAGACAGGTGAACAGTatggatacatacatacagagacagacagacaaagaagaGTTGTGGGAAAGGGCCACTTATCAGAGCAGTGGGGAGCAGTGGCCTGTTAGACCTGGGAGGCGTGTGGTCTCTTACCATCTGCTGTGGGGGTGGGGACGCCTGCTTCAGCTGCTGAAGTTACAGCAACCCTGCGAGCCTCTTCCTCCTGCCgctgcctctgctcctccatggACACACGCAGAGcctggggatggagagagagagagagggaagaaggcaGGGGAGGAAGgcagggaaggaaggagggagagagaaagagagagagaactttcatAAACAACACCCAAACTCTAACAAAaggtgaaagaagaaaagaagagcagcacacacaaagaaatgccAAAGTGCATGTTCCTTTGTTACCCCACACAGTTGAGCTGGCACTGAGCGGTGTTCACTTTCTATTCCATAAACACTCTCAGACGTTCCACATTACCTAACACATCAACAGTATTCTTGCACTGGTGCCTCCATGTCTGTAATGCAAGGGACAGTGATAGAATGACTTTTTCCCCACTGCCCTGAAAGTGGAAAAAAActtgctgttcttttttttttaagtagccCAACATTAGTGAAAACTCCAGTGCCATTTTAAGTAGTGATTGTAGGTGGTATTGGATCACTGCACTCCTCGTAGGGCAGCTGCTCCTTCTTTCCCCGCCCGATCTCTGACCCCTAGAAGACACTCACCAGGGCCAGCTCAGGGTCGGCGCTAGGGTCCACCCCAAACTCGAAGTCGCTGGCCCCCAGGCCCATCATGGTACCGCCCTCACCCGCCAGGATGGGGGAGGAGAGCAGTGCGTCGGCCAGGCTGGGGCCCGGGGGCACAGTCACCAGGTGAGACCCGGTGCCCTCCTTCCCGTTCAGCGTGTTGATAAAGGTAGTCAGCTTCTCCGTGTTCACTTCCTAAAAGACAGGGAAAGGGTAGGATTAAGGGTTACATAAATCAGGAAGAACACGGAATATTATTTTAGCAAGGCACAAACAAACCCAGGTACAGAAAACTAAACCAGACACATATCTAACTAGTCTTGTGCCTAGTCTTCAGTCATGTCCTAAAACAGGCAGTAGAAGTGACTTATACAGGAAGTGTGAAAATGAATCAATAGTTGCAAAGCAGCAACAAATCAAACACAATGGCTGTGTCATTCATTGTTAACCTGTTAAGAATCCAGGTAAGTAATATTTTCACACCACTGGAGCACATCTGACCCTGATGGGAGCTCCGATCTATGTAAAGGATAATGGACAATATTGTGTTCGGGTAGCAGAACAAGATGCACGTCTGTGGTGGTAATAAAGTTACGCCTCgaagtgcattattttcagtAGCGATGCACCGACAGAGATACCAGTATTGGGCCAATCCTGTGCTCATATACTCGTACTCAGTTGGATTTGGAATCCTGATATGcatcttatatttatattattatttatatttgaatTTGTAACAAGTGCATCTGATGAAAATAAAACCGGTCTTCAAATTCATTGCATTATGATGGTAATTGATATTTTTATGGTAGAAATACTGCCTTATTAAATACTGGTATCGAAAGCTGGTATTGGCAAGCACACAAATGTAAGTACTTGTAATAGGCCTAATCGGTTATGGGTGCATCCCTAATTTTCTGCTACCCGAATGTTGTCCCGCTTATACCACGGTTGCCACAATTGCATTAGGTTCATTTCTGGATAAACCTGAGTTGTTTGTACATCTACTTCTTTCTGCCACACACAGAGTCTTTTCTTAACTTgaaggaaatgtttttttttttttttttttttttttttttaaatcgccaTTACTAGTTCAGACAAATGTATGTTCCTAGTACCATGTGTACTTTTGTCGGTCCACTAATTTGTCACTCTGCCGCAAAGCAGCAGTTCATTTAAACTCCACATAGATGTGCACTTATCAAAAGTTAATTGACGTTCCAAGCTATGACATATAAAGTCAGTACTGATCAGCAACAATAAGGGAAGCCATCTCTCACCTCCTCGCCAAAGTTCACCACATCCacattcactttctctttcttcaaaCGCTTTGCAAGTTTGACAAGCTGAacagggtttaaaaaaaacaaaaacattaaataagcaaaaatttaaaaacatatatgtcaaaaagaaaagaaaaagatgaaaTTCTTACGTCTTTCTCGCTGTCCTCCACTGGGCTGCCCACAAAAGCGATGATTCTCACCTTGTGGTTTTTCCCCTGTCTGTGCTTCAGGGCCAACTGCATAAGATCAGAAAtagacactctgacacactgtAGATGAGGTAGCTTTAAACAACGATGTTGTAATCCCAGATCTTTGTGGGTTTTGATTGTGTGCAGAATTGTTCTGCATTTTGGAAAGCTACACATTCCTAATTTCTCTTGGCTAACCCTTAAAGCATGAAAAGGGCTTATGACTAAATAACTGACCCCCAGGTGTTCCATCGGGTATTTAAGTATGAATccgtgtggttttttttttatgatttgtaTTATGAATATATCTCAGGTGCTTGTCCCCCTGTGATTCTGATACCAGACAAAGATAAATTACTCTGCACAATTATGCAAAACCATATAAAAAGTATATTAAAAGTGTATAGTAAGCAGAGACAAAAAAGCTGCAGAAAATAAAGCTTGTCTACACTCACATGAGCCACTCTGATGCCAGTACCGAAGCAGATTTTCCCTTTAGGCTGGACAGCATGCAGTTTGGAGAGGATGCGACCGGAGTCTGGGGTGAGAGTGGTCAGCACCTCACAGTTActggagagagaaatatgaGCAGAGAGAAAATTAATGATTCCCTGGCGATTAATCTCTGCCGGACTAAACATGGGACAGTTTTTAAGTCAAAACTGCCTCAATTattaatcaaattaatttgGATCTATCCAGTAGAACAACAACGTTTTGCATATATTCAAATATGACatcctcttccacacacagtctcatacgAACTCACGGCTACACTTACTTAGACATTGTGATGAGCCCCACGTTGTTCTCTGGATTGCTGCGAGTCTTGGAGTGGCAAACAATGTTGACGGCATCCTGTTGTGCCTGCAGTCTTGTGGGCAAGAAGTCTCCATTCCTCATGTATTCGCTGTTGTCCACACTAGACAACATATGTTCAATGTTATTCTTAACTGACTAGCAGTGTGCCCAGATCTTGGTGAAATTCAGTATTCTTACCAAAACATGATTATCGTACATTACAGATTTTTATGGTGACTGCGTAGCTATAGGATCACGACACCTTTTGACCGTTGATGAACTTCATGTTCATGACAGACATGAACAGATCATACTTGACTTATCAATATGTTCTGTCATTTCCACTTTGTTAAACTTCTATCATGTTTTCCAAAATCTTAAATCTCCTTGCCCCCTATTACCTGCAAACCTACCGTTACAGCCAACACTGTAACTGGTCAGACACTTTGTGACCAGACAAAGGTGTGACAGCTGTCATTTTGGTTAAAAAGTTGGCAAGCTAGCGCGGTTAACTAACCTTGCCAACCCAACGAACACTTTGGACGCTTCATTGTCCCACTACTGGGGTCATTGCTACAAACGTAATTTACAATCGTATTTTCCTTCACTTTACCTCGAAAGAGGGCAGTGTATATTTTCAGTAAATATGAAGCGTGTTTCAATTCCATTATCTATGTCCATGACACTGTTTGAAAATATTTAGAGTTGTACATTACGTCAACTTAAATGTCTTCCATGTAGCTAGATAGCGTTTGATAACATTGGATGGTTAATTTAGCTGGCTAGTTAGCGatagctatcgctagctagcttgctaatgaCTCAGGAAAACGCCATGAACAAGAATCGGTCCTTGTGTCGCTTACAATACACAACAACGAAATCTGAACAGACATACACTTCAAACACAAACGCCTCCTAATATATTCTATACATGTCCTGAGGAATAGCAAACATCTATaccacaaataaaatacatttgttcACTCCTTACCAGACCATAGTACTTTCAAGCCCCATCTTGAAAACTTCTCGTTGATTATGAAGGAAGGTAGACGTTGATTGGTCAACAGAGGTTCTGCATAAACAACTTTCTAACAGAGGACTGGGTTGGTCAGCTGGACTTCTTCTACACATTTTTTTCGGTTGCACTCATTACCTATTTGTATGTTGCCACCCTGTGGTCACATTATTGCCAAAACTCAGAAACAGCACACGACGACGCCCTGATGGACAGATTTTTGCTTTAAAATATTAGATCCCACATCCAAATTATGCACCACAGGATGGCAGCATGGACATGTTCGTTCCTCAAGGTTCCCTTGGTTTGTGATATTCTGTTATTCATAAATAAGGTTTTACAATAACTAATACCTTAATTATTGACTCAGTTTAGGCGTAACATGCTTTTTGAGCACACCTTGGACCCTAATTTTATTGATGGACAACAAgctattaaattagcaaaattattttgccaaattattaaattagctttagttcatgggTGTCAAGACTTTGCTCGAATTAGGGCCCTTTGTCTAAAATATGGGCTACAGCattttcaaaagaaaacaaatgtattaatCATTTCAAACATTCAACACTGATCTTGCATTGATGTCACATTTTTATAAAGCTTTAAACAACGATGTTGTAATCCCAGATCTTTGTGGGTTTTGATTGTGTGCAGAATTGTTCTGCATTTTGGAAAGCTACACATTCCTAATTTCTCTTGGCTAACCCTTAAAGCATGAAAAGGGCTTATGACTAAATAACTGACCCCCAGGTGTTCCATCGGGTATTTAAGTATGAATccgtgtggtttttttttttatgatttgtaTTATGAATATATCTCAGGTGCTTGTCCCCCTGTGATTCTGATACCAGACAAAGATAAATTACTCTGCACAATTATGCAAAACCATATAAAAAGTATATTAAAAGTGTATAGTAAGCAGAGACAAAAAAGCTGCAGAAAATAAAGCTTGTCTACACTCACATGAGCCACTCTGATGCCAGTACCGAAGCAGATTTTCCCTTTAGGCTGTTCGTTCGACAACAAgctattaaattagcaaaattattttgccaaattattaaattagctttagttcatgggTGTCAAGACTTTGCTCGAATTAGGGCCCTTTGTCTAAAATATGGGCTACAGCattttcaaaagaaaacaaatgtattaatCATTTCAAACATTCAACACTGATCTTGCATTGATGTcacatttttataaattcgtTTTTAATGACTAGCTTATAAATCCCCAAAAACTTGTCCATGACAAGGAAAGCCCTGCTTGGGTTCATCTCCTACAGACTTCATTAAGCAATATATTTGGCTCTGTCCAAGTCTATTAAAGATTCCCAAATTCCTCTGCAGTGTCCTATGCAGTGTCAATGTCTGATCTGATCAGGACAGATTTCTGAGGATATAGTATCACTTTTGTCTTAGGCTCACAGGAAGCTTACGTTGGATGTCACAATACAGTCTTCATGATGCAGACAGTGGTAACATACCAGCTGTTCAGTCTCATTTGATGTTCATGCAAGagaggcagtggcagtggtAGTGTAACCACAGACATGGGCTTCTTGGTTGGCAGACACTTCAGATTCACTCAtttctttaaaatgtctttgtgaAATTGCTGCGTC
The sequence above is drawn from the Clupea harengus chromosome 19, Ch_v2.0.2, whole genome shotgun sequence genome and encodes:
- the psmd4a gene encoding 26S proteasome non-ATPase regulatory subunit 4a, coding for MGLESTMVCVDNSEYMRNGDFLPTRLQAQQDAVNIVCHSKTRSNPENNVGLITMSNNCEVLTTLTPDSGRILSKLHAVQPKGKICFGTGIRVAHLALKHRQGKNHKVRIIAFVGSPVEDSEKDLVKLAKRLKKEKVNVDVVNFGEEEVNTEKLTTFINTLNGKEGTGSHLVTVPPGPSLADALLSSPILAGEGGTMMGLGASDFEFGVDPSADPELALALRVSMEEQRQRQEEEARRVAVTSAAEAGVPTPTADESAEEALLKMSQPETGVAAMPDISSMTEEEQIAYAMQMSLAGGEFGESAMDTSAPLDAAKEEEDYDVMQDPEFLQSVLENLPGVDPNNEAIRNAMGSLASQTGSKPPEGKKDEKKK